A genomic window from Leptolyngbya sp. BL0902 includes:
- the crtI gene encoding phytoene desaturase family protein: MGRKQAIIIGSGVGGLSAGIRLQSLGFDTTIVEKLDAPGGRAYVRRMEGFTFDMGPTVITVPHFIEELFSLERDQADLTSEDFPSTIVDENKRIKEGISGGPSTSRYVQLIPILPFYRIYFDDGTYFDYDGDDAHTRQQIQALGEPGDLEGYEQFQAQSKAIFERGFLQLGYTHFGTVGDMLKVAPDLLRLDAVRNLFRFSSRYFKSHKLRQVFTFEPLLVGGNPLSVPAIYAMIHFVEKTWGIHFAMGGTGALVQGFVKKFEDLGGQMRYNTEVTKINVTQQGGKKVATGITLADGTVINADVVISNGDWANTYSKLIEPQYRFWNSDLRVKLTQQSMSVFVIYFGFKADGTESDKLCHHTILLGPRYEGLLKNIFGRKVLSKDFSQYLHLPTLTDPSLAPPGHHAAYTLVPVPNNYSGINWDEAGEQLCEAVFSYLEDRGYLPNLRERLVCKSYITPDYFEGTLNAYKGNAFGPEPLLVQSAFFRGHNRSEDISNLYLVGAGTQPGAGTPSVMMSAKMTARLIAEDFAIDPAIVSGKASPELSVR, encoded by the coding sequence ATGGGCCGCAAGCAAGCCATCATCATCGGGTCGGGGGTTGGGGGGCTATCCGCCGGGATTCGCCTGCAAAGCCTAGGGTTTGACACCACCATCGTGGAAAAGCTAGACGCCCCCGGTGGTCGGGCCTACGTGCGCCGCATGGAGGGCTTCACCTTTGATATGGGGCCAACGGTGATTACGGTGCCCCACTTCATCGAAGAACTCTTCTCCCTAGAGCGCGACCAGGCGGATCTTACCTCCGAAGATTTCCCTTCCACCATCGTGGACGAAAACAAGCGCATTAAGGAAGGCATCTCCGGTGGCCCCAGCACCAGCCGCTACGTCCAACTCATCCCCATCCTGCCCTTCTACCGGATTTATTTCGACGACGGCACCTATTTCGACTACGACGGCGACGATGCCCACACCCGCCAACAAATCCAAGCCCTCGGTGAACCGGGCGATCTAGAGGGCTACGAGCAGTTCCAGGCCCAGTCCAAGGCCATTTTTGAGCGGGGCTTTTTGCAGCTCGGCTACACCCACTTCGGCACCGTCGGCGATATGCTCAAAGTCGCCCCCGACCTGCTGCGCCTGGATGCGGTGCGTAACCTGTTCCGCTTCAGCAGCCGCTACTTCAAAAGCCACAAACTGCGCCAGGTCTTCACCTTCGAGCCGCTGCTGGTGGGCGGCAATCCCCTTTCTGTCCCTGCCATCTACGCCATGATTCACTTCGTGGAAAAAACCTGGGGCATCCACTTTGCCATGGGCGGCACCGGGGCGCTGGTGCAGGGCTTCGTGAAAAAGTTTGAGGATCTGGGCGGCCAGATGCGCTACAACACGGAAGTCACCAAAATCAATGTCACCCAGCAGGGCGGCAAGAAGGTGGCCACGGGCATTACCCTCGCCGACGGCACCGTGATCAACGCGGATGTAGTGATTTCCAACGGCGACTGGGCCAACACCTACAGTAAGCTGATCGAACCCCAGTACCGCTTCTGGAACAGCGATCTGCGGGTGAAGCTGACCCAGCAATCCATGTCGGTGTTTGTGATCTACTTTGGCTTCAAGGCCGACGGCACCGAGTCCGACAAGCTCTGCCACCACACCATCCTCCTCGGCCCCCGCTACGAGGGCTTGCTGAAAAATATCTTTGGCCGCAAGGTGCTCTCCAAGGACTTCTCCCAATACCTGCACCTGCCCACCCTGACCGATCCCTCCCTCGCGCCCCCCGGACACCACGCCGCCTATACCCTGGTGCCCGTGCCGAATAACTACTCCGGCATCAACTGGGACGAAGCCGGGGAACAGCTCTGTGAGGCCGTCTTCAGCTACCTGGAAGACCGGGGCTATCTGCCCAACCTGCGGGAGCGGCTGGTGTGCAAGAGCTACATCACCCCCGACTACTTCGAGGGCACCCTCAACGCCTATAAGGGCAACGCCTTTGGCCCAGAGCCGCTGCTGGTGCAGTCTGCCTTTTTCCGGGGCCACAACCGCAGCGAAGACATCAGCAACCTCTACCTGGTCGGCGCAGGCACCCAACCGGGCGCAGGCACCCCCAGCGTGATGATGTCCGCCAAAATGACGGCGCGGCTGATTGCGGAAGATTTCGCCATCGACCCCGCCATCGTCAGCGGCAAGGCCAGCCCTGAGCTGAGCGTGCGCTAG
- a CDS encoding TMEM165/GDT1 family protein, protein MTPSSPPSSSTVSPPDTSARVSFRRVFLSTFVTIFLAELGDKTQVTTLLMSAQAEAPWIVFLGAGSALIATSLIGVLLGQWLARRVPPQALDTAAGALLLGITVWLLWDITHL, encoded by the coding sequence GTGACTCCCTCCTCGCCGCCCTCTTCGTCAACGGTTTCGCCCCCAGATACCTCGGCCCGCGTTTCGTTTCGGCGGGTGTTTTTATCCACCTTTGTCACCATCTTTTTGGCGGAACTGGGCGACAAAACCCAGGTAACGACGCTTTTAATGAGTGCCCAGGCGGAAGCCCCCTGGATTGTCTTTTTGGGGGCTGGTTCTGCCCTAATTGCCACCAGCCTCATTGGGGTGCTGCTGGGGCAATGGCTGGCTCGCCGGGTGCCCCCCCAGGCCCTCGATACCGCTGCCGGAGCCTTGTTGCTGGGCATCACCGTCTGGCTGCTGTGGGATATTACCCACCTGTAG
- the map gene encoding type I methionyl aminopeptidase, which translates to MEEQKTSPDVITLLSSRELEKMRKACQTAAQLLDYLTPYVKPGISTLELNDLAEAWTQKRGAISAPLGYEGSVMPFPKSICTSVNEVICHGIPSADEILRNGDIINIDVTPIVDGYHGDTSRTFLVGDVAPKVRKLVEVTEECMWRGIREVKPGARIGDIGAAIQEYAEAEGFSVVRDFVGHGVHRIFHTAPQVPHYGVRGKGKKLRPGMVFTIEPMINIGSHEAEILEDGWTALTVDRQLSAQFEHTVAVTKMGVEVLTLSPAKVLA; encoded by the coding sequence GTGGAAGAACAAAAAACCTCCCCCGATGTGATCACCCTGCTCTCCAGCCGCGAACTGGAGAAAATGCGAAAAGCTTGCCAAACGGCGGCACAGCTCTTAGATTACCTAACCCCCTACGTCAAACCGGGCATCAGTACCCTCGAACTCAACGACCTAGCCGAAGCCTGGACTCAAAAGCGGGGAGCCATCAGCGCCCCCCTCGGCTATGAAGGTAGCGTTATGCCTTTCCCAAAATCCATCTGCACCAGCGTCAATGAGGTGATTTGCCACGGCATCCCCAGCGCCGACGAAATCCTGCGCAATGGCGACATCATCAACATCGACGTCACTCCCATTGTGGATGGCTACCACGGCGACACCTCCCGCACCTTCTTGGTGGGCGATGTGGCCCCCAAAGTCCGCAAGCTGGTGGAAGTCACCGAAGAATGTATGTGGCGCGGCATCCGTGAGGTCAAACCCGGTGCTCGCATCGGCGACATTGGGGCTGCCATTCAGGAATATGCCGAAGCCGAGGGCTTTTCGGTGGTGCGCGATTTCGTCGGCCACGGCGTCCATCGCATCTTCCATACCGCTCCCCAGGTGCCCCACTATGGCGTGCGCGGCAAAGGCAAAAAACTGCGCCCCGGCATGGTGTTTACCATCGAGCCCATGATCAACATCGGCTCCCACGAAGCCGAAATTCTGGAGGACGGCTGGACGGCCCTCACCGTAGATCGTCAACTCTCCGCCCAGTTTGAGCACACCGTCGCCGTCACCAAAATGGGCGTAGAAGTCCTGACGCTCTCCCCGGCCAAAGTGCTGGCCTAG
- the purF gene encoding amidophosphoribosyltransferase: MTFPSESLAHSDESPSPRGGSPERPDKPEEACGVFGLYGPGEDVARLAYFGLFALQHRGQESAGIATFDGATSHCHKDMGLVSQVFDDHILKDLPGQISVGHTRYSTTGSSHVCNAQPAIVPTRLGDLALAHNGNLVNAANLRVELLERHHDLITTTDSEMIAFALAEAVNDGLGWVDAAAKAFNRCQGAFSLVIATPDGILGARDHQGIRPLVLGVLGTEIPAEGRSAQYVLASETCALDIIGATYVRDILPGELVWITEQGLRSLHWAEATQRKLCVFEMIYFSRPDSIVNGESLYSYRRRLGHQLAKESPADVDLIMAVPDSGVPAAIGFSQQSGIPYAEGLIKNRYVGRTFIQPTQSMREVGIRMKLNPLRDVLEGKRVLIVDDSIVRGTTSRKIAQALRDAGATEVHMRISSPPVTHPCFYGIDTDSQDQLIAATKSTEEIAKQIEVDSLAYLSWEGMLEATYQEPGSFCSACFTGKYPVDIPEPFKRSKLKFEAKQPVTP; the protein is encoded by the coding sequence ATGACCTTTCCCTCAGAATCCTTGGCCCATTCCGACGAGTCTCCCAGCCCTAGGGGAGGTTCCCCAGAGCGTCCCGACAAGCCCGAAGAAGCCTGTGGTGTGTTTGGCCTCTACGGCCCTGGGGAGGATGTGGCGCGGCTGGCCTATTTTGGGCTGTTTGCGCTCCAGCATCGGGGCCAAGAGTCGGCGGGGATTGCCACCTTTGACGGCGCTACGAGCCACTGCCACAAGGACATGGGCCTCGTGTCTCAGGTGTTTGACGACCACATTTTGAAGGACTTGCCGGGGCAGATTTCCGTCGGCCACACCCGCTACTCCACCACGGGGTCTAGCCATGTGTGCAATGCCCAGCCCGCCATTGTGCCGACTCGCCTGGGGGATTTGGCCCTAGCCCACAACGGCAACTTGGTGAATGCCGCCAACCTGCGGGTAGAACTGCTGGAGCGCCACCACGACCTGATCACCACTACCGATTCTGAGATGATCGCCTTTGCCCTGGCGGAGGCCGTGAATGATGGGCTGGGCTGGGTAGACGCTGCCGCCAAAGCCTTCAACCGCTGCCAGGGAGCCTTTAGCCTTGTCATCGCCACCCCCGACGGCATTCTTGGAGCCCGCGACCACCAGGGTATTCGTCCCCTCGTTTTGGGCGTATTGGGCACCGAGATCCCCGCTGAGGGCCGTTCGGCTCAGTACGTACTGGCCTCAGAAACCTGCGCCCTAGACATCATTGGGGCCACCTACGTGCGGGATATCCTACCTGGAGAACTGGTGTGGATTACGGAGCAAGGGCTGCGCTCTCTGCATTGGGCCGAGGCCACCCAGCGCAAGCTCTGCGTCTTTGAGATGATCTACTTCTCTCGCCCCGACAGCATTGTGAATGGTGAAAGCCTCTACAGCTATCGGCGGCGGCTGGGGCACCAACTGGCCAAGGAATCCCCCGCCGATGTGGATTTGATCATGGCCGTGCCCGACTCTGGGGTGCCTGCCGCCATTGGCTTCTCCCAGCAGTCCGGCATTCCCTACGCCGAAGGGCTGATCAAAAATCGCTACGTGGGGCGTACCTTCATTCAGCCCACACAATCCATGCGGGAGGTGGGCATTCGCATGAAGCTCAACCCCCTGCGGGACGTCCTCGAAGGTAAGCGGGTGCTGATCGTGGATGACTCCATTGTGCGGGGCACCACCAGCCGCAAGATTGCCCAGGCACTTCGGGACGCTGGAGCCACGGAAGTTCACATGCGGATTTCGTCTCCCCCCGTCACCCATCCCTGCTTCTACGGCATCGACACCGACAGCCAGGATCAGCTGATCGCCGCTACCAAATCCACCGAAGAGATCGCCAAGCAAATTGAGGTCGATTCCCTCGCCTACCTCAGTTGGGAAGGGATGCTAGAGGCCACCTACCAAGAACCCGGCAGTTTCTGCTCCGCCTGCTTCACCGGGAAATATCCGGTGGACATTCCAGAACCCTTCAAGCGCTCCAAGCTGAAGTTTGAGGCCAAACAGCCCGTCACGCCCTAG
- a CDS encoding lysophospholipid acyltransferase family protein: protein MSSSDSSESQPLSVVPSPQSRCSPWLTPIAYGLGQYLVLPSYFGPITITGQAHIPTHGPVILAPTHRARWDSIVLPLAAGRPATGRDLRFMVTDDEVKGMQGWFIRRLGGFPVNVRRPSVASLRHGRDLLLNQEMLVIYPEGGIRREDRVHPLKPGLARLAVQAEAAQANLNVHILPVDIFYGEAYPRWRCPVQIHIGAPLMVQAYLQGGTAPDALKTAAQQITTDLKKQLVALVAQRQTLATTAD from the coding sequence ATGTCGTCTTCAGACAGTTCTGAATCCCAGCCGCTGTCGGTTGTTCCCTCGCCCCAGTCCCGTTGTTCGCCATGGCTCACCCCCATCGCCTACGGGCTAGGGCAATATCTGGTACTGCCCAGCTACTTTGGCCCCATCACCATCACCGGGCAGGCACACATCCCCACCCATGGCCCCGTCATTTTGGCCCCCACCCACCGCGCCCGCTGGGATTCCATTGTGCTGCCCTTGGCCGCAGGGCGTCCGGCGACGGGGCGAGATTTGCGCTTTATGGTCACGGATGATGAGGTGAAGGGGATGCAGGGCTGGTTTATTCGGCGTTTGGGCGGGTTTCCGGTGAATGTGCGTCGCCCTAGCGTGGCCAGCCTGCGCCACGGTCGCGATTTGTTGCTTAACCAAGAAATGCTCGTCATCTACCCCGAAGGCGGCATTCGGCGCGAGGATCGGGTGCATCCCCTCAAACCCGGTCTAGCCCGCCTTGCGGTGCAGGCCGAAGCCGCCCAAGCCAACCTCAATGTTCACATCCTGCCCGTGGATATTTTCTATGGCGAAGCCTATCCCCGGTGGCGCTGCCCGGTGCAAATCCACATCGGCGCACCCCTCATGGTTCAGGCTTATCTCCAGGGTGGCACCGCTCCCGATGCCCTCAAAACGGCGGCTCAGCAGATTACCACTGACCTAAAAAAACAGCTCGTGGCCCTGGTGGCGCAACGGCAGACTCTCGCCACAACCGCCGATTAG
- the metH gene encoding methionine synthase has translation MTHAFLDRLHSPERPVLVFDGAMGTNLQVQNLTAEDFGGPEYEGCNEYLVATKPEAVAQVHRAFLEAGADVIETDTFGGTSIVLAEYDLADRAYELNKTAAELARRVADEFSTPDKPRFVAGSMGPGTKLPTLGHIDFDTLKDAYVEQARGLIDGGVDLMLVETCQDVLQIKAALNGIEEAFAQLGKRLPLMVSVTMEQQGTMLVGTEMAAALAILEPYPIDILGLNCATGPDLMKDHIKHLAEQSPFAISCIPNAGLPENVGGHAVYRLTPMELRMSLMHFVEDLGVQVIGGCCGTRPEHIAQLAELAKDLRPKERPVRSIQSAEGKVQNSDPRPALNYVPSAASIYSTQPYEQDNSFLIVGERLNASGSKKCREMLNAEDWDGLVALAREQVKEGAHVLDVNVDYVGRDGERDMHELVSRLVTNVTLPLMLDSTEWQKMEAGLKVAGGKCILNSTNYEDGDERFFKVLELAKKYGAGIVVGTIDEDGMARTAEKKFQIAQRAYRDALEYGIPAHEIFFDTLALPISTGIEEDRVNGKETLESIRMITENLPGCHIMLGVSNVSFGLNPAARVTLNSVFLHEAMQVGLDGAIVSAAKILPLAKIEPDHQQVCRDLIYDRREFDGDIVTYDPLTKLTTLFEGKSLKKKEAIAKDLPIDEQLKQHIIDGERIGLEDALAKALETYPPLEIINTFLLDGMKVVGELFGSGQMQLPFVLQSAQTMKAAVAYLEPFMEKADSDGSGKGTFIIATVKGDVHDIGKNLVDIILSNNGYKVVNLGIKQPVEAIIQAYREHHADCIAMSGLLVKSTAFMKDNLETFNQEGITVPVILGGAALTPKFVNDDCQKTYKGKVVYGKDAFSDLHFMDKLMPAKAEGKWDDLKGFLDEELVEGEEVQNSKGKVQSSDAETDSTTAEAPVEIDIDTTRSDAVDPTIPRPTPPFWGTKVLTPADIDLEEVFDYLDLQALFVGQWQFRKPQEQSREEYDAFLQETVHPILDNWKQRILAENLLHPQIVYGYFPCLAEGNSLHIYDPVVVEEMQNAKCKMQDFPEPIATFTFPRQKSLRRLCIADFFLPKEMAKPGEFDVFPMQAVTVGEIATEFAQKLFQADQYTDYLYYYGLSVQVAEALAEWCHARVRRELGFGDLEPETLREILQQRYQGSRYSFGYPACPNMADQPIQLDLLQTDRIGMTIDESEQLYPEQSTTAIIAYHPTAKYFSA, from the coding sequence ATGACTCACGCTTTCCTTGATCGCCTCCACAGCCCAGAGCGTCCCGTCCTTGTGTTTGACGGAGCCATGGGCACGAACTTGCAGGTGCAAAACCTGACGGCAGAGGATTTTGGTGGCCCAGAGTACGAAGGCTGCAATGAATACCTGGTCGCCACCAAGCCCGAAGCCGTGGCCCAAGTGCATCGCGCCTTTTTGGAGGCCGGGGCCGATGTGATTGAAACCGACACCTTCGGCGGCACCAGTATCGTGCTGGCGGAGTACGACCTGGCGGATCGGGCCTACGAACTGAACAAAACCGCTGCGGAGTTAGCCCGTCGGGTGGCGGATGAGTTTTCCACACCGGACAAGCCCCGCTTTGTCGCGGGTTCCATGGGGCCGGGGACAAAGCTGCCCACCCTGGGCCACATCGACTTCGACACCCTCAAGGATGCCTACGTGGAGCAGGCCCGTGGGCTCATCGACGGCGGGGTAGACCTGATGCTGGTGGAAACCTGTCAGGACGTGCTGCAAATTAAAGCCGCCCTCAACGGCATCGAAGAAGCCTTTGCCCAACTGGGCAAGCGCCTGCCTTTGATGGTGTCGGTGACGATGGAGCAGCAGGGCACCATGCTGGTGGGCACCGAAATGGCGGCGGCTCTGGCGATTCTGGAACCCTACCCCATCGACATCCTCGGCCTCAACTGCGCCACCGGGCCAGATTTGATGAAGGATCACATCAAACATTTGGCTGAACAGTCGCCCTTTGCTATTTCCTGTATCCCCAATGCGGGACTGCCGGAAAACGTGGGAGGCCACGCGGTCTATCGCCTCACCCCGATGGAACTACGGATGTCGCTGATGCACTTTGTCGAGGACTTGGGCGTGCAGGTCATCGGCGGCTGTTGTGGCACCCGTCCTGAACACATTGCCCAACTGGCAGAATTGGCGAAGGATCTGCGGCCCAAGGAACGGCCTGTGCGGTCAATTCAAAGTGCAGAAGGCAAAGTTCAAAATTCTGATCCCCGTCCGGCGCTTAACTATGTGCCCTCAGCGGCCTCGATCTACAGCACTCAGCCCTACGAGCAGGACAATTCTTTCCTGATTGTGGGGGAACGGCTGAATGCCAGCGGCTCGAAAAAGTGTCGGGAAATGCTGAACGCCGAGGACTGGGATGGTCTGGTGGCCCTGGCGCGGGAACAGGTCAAAGAAGGTGCCCACGTCCTCGATGTCAACGTGGACTATGTGGGCCGCGACGGCGAGCGGGATATGCACGAGCTGGTCTCTCGCCTGGTGACGAACGTCACCCTGCCGCTAATGCTGGACTCCACCGAGTGGCAAAAAATGGAGGCGGGGCTAAAGGTGGCCGGGGGCAAGTGCATCCTCAACTCCACCAACTACGAGGACGGCGACGAGCGCTTCTTTAAGGTGCTAGAACTGGCCAAGAAGTACGGGGCCGGAATTGTGGTCGGCACCATCGACGAAGACGGCATGGCCCGCACGGCGGAGAAGAAATTCCAAATCGCCCAACGCGCCTACCGGGACGCCCTGGAATACGGCATTCCCGCCCACGAAATTTTCTTCGATACCCTGGCCCTGCCCATTTCCACCGGGATTGAAGAAGACCGCGTCAACGGCAAAGAAACCCTCGAATCGATTCGGATGATTACCGAAAACCTGCCCGGTTGCCACATCATGCTGGGGGTATCGAACGTGTCCTTTGGCCTTAATCCCGCCGCCCGTGTCACTTTGAACTCGGTGTTCCTCCATGAGGCGATGCAGGTTGGGCTGGATGGCGCGATTGTGAGTGCCGCCAAGATTTTGCCCCTGGCCAAAATTGAGCCGGATCATCAGCAGGTCTGCCGAGATTTGATCTACGACCGCCGCGAATTTGACGGCGACATCGTCACCTACGATCCCCTCACCAAGCTCACCACCCTGTTTGAAGGCAAGAGCCTGAAGAAAAAAGAGGCCATTGCCAAAGATCTGCCCATTGATGAACAGCTCAAGCAGCACATCATCGACGGCGAGCGCATCGGCCTAGAAGATGCCCTGGCCAAGGCCCTGGAAACCTACCCGCCGCTGGAAATCATCAACACCTTCCTGCTGGACGGCATGAAGGTGGTCGGCGAACTGTTCGGCTCTGGCCAGATGCAGTTGCCCTTTGTGCTGCAATCGGCCCAAACCATGAAAGCCGCCGTGGCCTACCTCGAACCCTTCATGGAAAAGGCCGATAGCGACGGCTCCGGCAAGGGCACCTTCATCATCGCCACGGTGAAGGGCGACGTCCACGACATCGGCAAAAACCTGGTGGACATCATCCTGTCCAACAACGGTTACAAGGTGGTTAACCTCGGCATCAAACAGCCTGTGGAAGCCATCATCCAAGCCTACCGGGAACACCACGCCGACTGCATCGCCATGAGCGGCCTGCTGGTGAAATCCACGGCCTTCATGAAGGACAACCTAGAAACCTTCAACCAAGAGGGCATCACCGTCCCCGTTATCCTCGGCGGCGCGGCGCTGACCCCCAAATTTGTCAACGATGACTGCCAAAAAACCTATAAGGGCAAGGTGGTCTACGGCAAAGACGCCTTCTCCGACCTGCACTTTATGGACAAGCTCATGCCCGCCAAGGCCGAGGGTAAGTGGGATGACCTGAAGGGCTTTTTGGATGAGGAGTTGGTAGAAGGCGAGGAAGTTCAAAATTCAAAAGGCAAAGTTCAAAGTTCGGATGCGGAAACGGACTCCACCACCGCCGAGGCCCCTGTTGAGATTGACATCGACACTACTCGCTCCGATGCCGTCGATCCTACTATCCCCCGCCCCACGCCGCCCTTCTGGGGAACCAAGGTACTGACTCCGGCGGATATTGACCTGGAGGAAGTCTTTGACTACCTGGACTTGCAGGCGCTTTTCGTGGGCCAGTGGCAGTTCCGCAAACCCCAGGAGCAATCCCGCGAGGAATACGATGCCTTCCTGCAAGAAACGGTGCATCCGATTCTGGACAACTGGAAACAGCGGATTTTGGCGGAAAACCTGCTCCATCCTCAGATTGTCTACGGTTACTTCCCCTGCTTGGCGGAAGGGAATAGTCTGCACATCTACGATCCCGTTGTGGTTGAGGAAATGCAAAATGCAAAATGCAAAATGCAAGATTTCCCGGAACCCATCGCTACTTTCACCTTCCCGCGCCAAAAATCCCTGCGGCGGCTCTGCATTGCCGACTTCTTCTTGCCGAAGGAGATGGCTAAACCAGGGGAATTTGACGTGTTCCCCATGCAGGCGGTGACGGTGGGCGAAATTGCCACGGAATTTGCCCAAAAGCTCTTCCAAGCCGACCAATACACCGACTATCTCTACTACTACGGCCTATCGGTACAGGTGGCGGAGGCATTGGCAGAATGGTGCCACGCCCGCGTGCGACGGGAACTGGGCTTTGGCGATTTGGAACCCGAAACCCTGCGGGAAATCCTGCAACAGCGCTACCAAGGATCTCGCTATAGCTTTGGCTATCCCGCCTGCCCCAACATGGCCGACCAGCCGATTCAACTGGACTTGCTCCAGACGGATCGCATCGGCATGACCATCGACGAAAGCGAGCAGCTCTATCCCGAGCAATCTACCACGGCGATCATCGCCTACCACCCCACGGCCAAGTACTTTAGTGCTTAG
- the psb30 gene encoding photosystem II reaction center protein Ycf12/Psb30, producing the protein MSFLSSINFELIAQLAMLAMIVIAGPTIVFLLFLRGGDL; encoded by the coding sequence ATGAGCTTTTTGAGTAGCATCAACTTCGAGCTAATTGCCCAGTTAGCCATGTTGGCCATGATTGTTATCGCTGGCCCCACCATCGTCTTTTTGCTATTTCTGCGCGGCGGCGACCTGTAA
- a CDS encoding YkgJ family cysteine cluster protein — MTTWQCVAQCGACCFLDPSERPDLEDYLTPDQLQQYLSLVGDDGWCIHYNAEARNCSIYDTRPEFCRVTPHTFETMFGIAPDDLNEFAIDCCQQHIEDQYGESSPEMERFNQAVGWIDPDLSE, encoded by the coding sequence ATGACCACCTGGCAATGCGTAGCCCAATGCGGAGCCTGCTGCTTCCTCGACCCCAGCGAGCGCCCCGACCTAGAGGACTACCTCACCCCCGATCAGCTTCAGCAATACCTCAGCCTGGTGGGGGACGATGGCTGGTGTATTCACTACAATGCCGAGGCCCGCAACTGTTCCATCTACGACACCCGCCCAGAGTTTTGTCGGGTGACGCCCCACACCTTTGAAACCATGTTTGGCATCGCCCCCGACGACCTCAATGAGTTTGCCATCGACTGTTGCCAGCAGCACATCGAAGATCAGTATGGCGAAAGCAGCCCCGAAATGGAACGCTTTAACCAAGCCGTGGGCTGGATTGACCCCGACCTCTCGGAGTAG
- a CDS encoding TMEM165/GDT1 family protein codes for MDWNLLALSFTAVFISELGDKSQLAAIALGGSSKHPKAVFLGTAAALLLASFLGVVIGEGTSQILPERLVKAVAAVGFGLLAVRLLWPGEGGD; via the coding sequence ATGGACTGGAACCTTCTTGCCCTCAGCTTCACCGCCGTGTTTATCTCAGAGTTAGGCGACAAAAGCCAACTGGCGGCCATTGCCCTAGGGGGAAGTTCCAAGCACCCCAAAGCGGTTTTTCTAGGCACAGCAGCGGCTTTGCTGCTTGCCAGCTTTTTGGGCGTGGTGATTGGGGAAGGCACGTCCCAGATTTTGCCAGAACGCTTGGTGAAGGCCGTGGCCGCCGTGGGCTTTGGGCTGCTGGCGGTGCGCTTGCTGTGGCCAGGAGAAGGGGGCGACTAA